The proteins below are encoded in one region of Populus alba chromosome 2, ASM523922v2, whole genome shotgun sequence:
- the LOC118028081 gene encoding patatin-like protein 2, translating into MEGTDNVLLQPPTFGNLITVLSIDGGGIRGLIPGTIINFLESELQKLDGEDARIADYFDVIAGTSTGGLVTAMLTCPDENSRPMFAAKDIKDFYLKQCPKIFPQPSFGCGCSLFTQVKKMIKALTGPKYDGKYLHGLVKELLGNRRLHHTLTNVVIPTFDIKTFQPTIFSSFEAKKNHSLDALLSDICIATSAAPTYLPAHYFETKDEQTGEVREFNLIDGGVAANNPALIAISEVTKEIVKGSPDFFPIKPTDYGRFLLISLGTGSPKAQEKYKATEAAKWGLLGWLTSGGSTPVIDAFSHASADMVDLHISVVLQALHSENNYLRIQDDTLSREECSVDIATKTNLEDLVKVGQRLLKKPVSRVNLQSGLCEPSVKETNEEALARFAKILSQENQLRRARSPHAKKSCKV; encoded by the exons ATGGAAGGAACAGACAATGTGCTTCTTCAGCCACCAACTTTTGGAAATCTAATAACAGTTCTCAGCATTGACGGGGGTGGAATAAGAGGACTTATCCCTGGAACCATCATTAATTTCCTGGAATCTGAACTTCAG AAATTGGATGGCGAGGATGCAAGAATAGCGGACTATTTTGACGTGATTGCGGGGACAAGCACCGGTGGTCTAGTTACTGCCATGCTAACCTGTCCCGATGAAAATAGTCGTCCAATGTTTGCTGCCAAAGATATCAAGGATTTCTACCTGAAGCAGTGCCCCAAAATCTTCCCGCAGCCCAG CTTTGGCTGCGGGTGTTCATTATTTACTCAAGTGAAAAAGATGATCAAAGCTTTAACAGGGCCAAAATATGACGGGAAATATCTACATGGCCTCGTTAAGGAACTACTAGGGAACCGAAGATTGCACCACACATTGACTAACGTCGTAATCCCAAcatttgatatcaaaacattCCAGCCAACCATCTTTTCGAGCTTTGAG GCTAAGAAAAACCATTCCTTGGATGCATTACTCTCTGACATATGCATTGCAACCTCAGCTGCCCCCACTTATCTTCCAGCCCATTATTTTGAAACCAAAGATGAACAAACAGGGGAAGTGAGGGAATTCAACCTTATAGACGGTGGGGTTGCTGCAAACAATCCG GCTTTGATTGCTATTAGCGAAGTTACAAAAGAAATCGTCAAGGGGAGCCCAGATTTCTTTCCTATAAAACCAACGGACTACGGGCGGTTTTTGTTAATATCCTTAGGAACTGGGTCGCCTAAAgctcaagaaaaatataaagcaacTGAAGCAGCTAAATGGGGTTTATTGGGTTGGTTAACAAGCGGTGGTTCCACCCCGGTGATTGACGCCTTTAGTCATGCAAGTGCAGACATGGTTGATCTGCACATCTCAGTGGTGCTTCAGGCCCTCCACTCTGAAAATAATTACCTTCGGATTCAG GACGACACATTAAGCAGGGAAGAATGTTCTGTCGACATagctacaaaaacaaatttggaagACCTTGTGAAAGTCGGTCAAAGACTTCTAAAGAAACCAGTTTCCAGAGTGAATCTGCAGAGTGGCCTGTGTGAGCCGTCTGTCAAAGAGACGAACGAGGAGGCTCTGGCAAG GTTCGCAAAAATACTCTCCCAAGAGAACCAGCTTCGCCGTGCTAGGTCACCCCATGCAAAAAAATCTTGCAAAGtttaa
- the LOC118028121 gene encoding uncharacterized protein, with product MLKLQVIVPAPGMDFDFNEARTSPFLTAPSTPKRFGDCTFSSTPTSPSRVAEFYSYFDSLIDSNEERTGFSFHWDERRGTPKSPQATANTNSEDGFAFDFCVELEKTSLSADELFDGGKIRPLKPPPRLQGEGFAQRSQLSSPRSPIQKGKRMIQEAFSARKKKDSDPFATAVENSRKRTDQNERGRQVENVSGLTSSSSPGASRSLTLFRASEYPWEEEKQLDKITNQSAENPKALVSSSSSSSSSSKSSSRKWRLRDFLLFRSASEGHAHDKDRLRKYSGLFKKHEDGKEPSFLPTDSSGSASSRRKGPVSAHELHYTVNKAASENLKKKTFLPYKQGFFGRLAFNRAPRAPGNGFATSTR from the coding sequence ATGTTAAAACTACAAGTTATAGTACCAGCACCGGGCATGGATTTTGACTTCAACGAGGCTCGAACTTCGCCATTCTTGACTGCTCCATCTACACCGAAACGGTTTGGGGATTGCACCTTCAGCAGTACTCCAACAAGTCCTTCACGTGTGGCTGAGTTTTATAGTTATTTCGACAGCTTGATTGATAGCAATGAAGAAAGAACCGGGTTTTCTTTTCATTGGGATGAAAGGCGTGGCACACCTAAATCACCACAGGCAACAGCCAACACCAATAGTGAAGATggttttgcttttgatttctgTGTTGAACTAGAAAAGACATCACTCTCGGCAGATGAACTTTTTGATGGAGGCAAAATCCGCCCCCTGAAGCCTCCGCCTAGATTACAAGGCGAGGGTTTTGCCCAGAGAAGCCAACTTTCCTCACCAAGATCTCCGATACAGAAGGGGAAAAGGATGATACAAGAAGCTTTCTcggcaagaaaaaagaaagactcGGATCCATTTGCAACTGCAGTTGAAAATAGCCGAAAGAGAACAGATCAAAATGAAAGAGGAAGACAGGTAGAGAACGTTTCAGGGTTAACATCCAGTTCAAGCCCTGGAGCATCAAGATCACTGACTCTATTTAGAGCATCCGAATATCCAtgggaagaagagaaacagcTAGATAAAATCACCAACCAATCAGCAGAAAATCCAAAAGCCTTAgtatcatcatcttcttcttcttcttcttcttcaaagagTTCTTCAAGGAAGTGGAGGCTGAGAGATTTTCTGTTATTTAGAAGCGCATCTGAGGGACATGCGCATGACAAGGATCGTCTCAGGAAGTACTCAGGTTTGTTCAAAAAACATGAAGATGGCAAAGAACCGAGCTTCTTGCCCACCGACAGTTCAGGTTCAGCGTCTTCAAGGAGAAAAGGTCCAGTGTCGGCACATGAGTTACATTACACAGTGAATAAAGCAGCATctgagaatttgaagaagaagactTTCTTGCCGTACAAACAAGGTTTTTTTGGGAGATTGGCCTTCAACAGAGCCCCTCGTGCTCCTGGCAACGGCTTTGCAACCTCTACGCGTTAA